Proteins co-encoded in one Sporosarcina sp. FSL K6-1522 genomic window:
- a CDS encoding glutathione peroxidase, producing the protein MKTLYEFSVRRTDGTLQLMDEYKGKPLIIVNTASKCGFTNQFKELQELYEEYQNQGLVILGFPSGNFNNQEFENIDKTIEFCEINFGVTFPMFAKVHVKGKDIEPLFAFLISEKKGLLTEGIKWNFTKFLIDREGNVVERIAPQVSPLKMQRRIDQIV; encoded by the coding sequence ATGAAAACACTGTACGAGTTTTCAGTGAGAAGAACAGATGGTACACTTCAATTAATGGACGAATATAAAGGAAAACCGTTAATTATTGTGAATACGGCTAGTAAATGCGGATTTACAAATCAGTTCAAAGAACTCCAAGAATTGTATGAAGAATATCAAAATCAAGGTTTGGTGATACTTGGATTCCCATCGGGTAATTTTAATAACCAAGAATTTGAAAATATTGATAAGACGATAGAGTTTTGTGAAATTAATTTTGGTGTAACGTTCCCGATGTTTGCCAAAGTACATGTTAAAGGGAAAGATATTGAACCGTTGTTTGCATTTCTTATATCTGAAAAAAAGGGTTTATTAACAGAGGGAATCAAGTGGAACTTCACAAAGTTTCTAATTGATCGTGAAGGAAATGTTGTAGAACGAATTGCACCACAGGTTTCACCGTTAAAAATGCAGCGGCGAATTGATCAAATTGTTTAG
- the guaB gene encoding IMP dehydrogenase, whose protein sequence is MWESKFAREGLTFDDVLLVPGPSEVLPKDVSLSVNLTDKIKLNIPVISAGMDTVTESKMAIAMARQGGLGIIHKNMSIEEQAELVVTVKRSENGVITNPFYLTPEHQVFDAEHLMGKYRISGVPIVNNTEELKLVGILTNRDLRFIQDYSLIIDDVMTKENLVTAPVGTTLEDAEKILQKYKIEKLPIVDEAGILKGLITIKDIEKVIEFPKAAKDQQGRLLVGAAVGVTSDTMVRIEKLVKAEVDVIVIDTAHGHSKGVLDTVADIRRQYPDLDIIAGNIATAEGARALYEAGADVVKVGIGPGSICTTRVVAGVGVPQITAIYECATEARKHGKTIIADGGIKFSGDIVKALAAGGHVVMLGSLLAGTTESPGETEIFQGRRFKVYRGMGSVAAMERGSKDRYFQDDAKKLVPEGIEGRMPYKGPLADTIHQLIGGVRAGMGYCGTKDLHDLREKAQFVRMTGAGLRESHPHQVQITKEAPNYTLS, encoded by the coding sequence ATGTGGGAATCAAAGTTTGCGCGTGAAGGACTTACGTTCGATGATGTGTTGCTTGTACCGGGACCTTCTGAAGTATTACCTAAAGATGTGTCACTTTCTGTTAATCTGACAGACAAGATCAAGTTAAACATCCCTGTTATTAGTGCTGGAATGGATACCGTTACGGAGTCGAAGATGGCAATTGCAATGGCACGTCAAGGTGGGCTAGGTATCATTCATAAGAACATGAGTATTGAGGAACAGGCTGAACTAGTTGTGACTGTTAAACGTTCCGAAAACGGTGTTATTACAAACCCGTTTTATCTTACGCCTGAACATCAAGTTTTCGATGCTGAGCATTTGATGGGGAAATACCGTATTTCTGGTGTTCCAATTGTGAATAACACGGAAGAGCTGAAGCTTGTTGGGATTCTGACAAACCGTGATCTTCGTTTTATCCAAGATTACTCTTTAATCATTGATGATGTCATGACGAAAGAAAATCTTGTGACGGCACCAGTTGGTACTACACTCGAGGATGCTGAAAAGATTTTGCAGAAATATAAAATCGAGAAGCTTCCAATTGTTGATGAGGCTGGCATTTTGAAAGGATTAATCACGATTAAGGATATTGAGAAAGTGATTGAGTTTCCAAAGGCTGCGAAGGATCAGCAAGGACGTCTACTTGTTGGAGCAGCTGTTGGTGTAACATCTGATACGATGGTACGCATTGAGAAGCTAGTGAAAGCAGAAGTCGATGTTATCGTTATTGATACGGCGCACGGCCACTCAAAAGGTGTGTTAGATACGGTTGCTGACATTAGAAGACAATATCCTGATCTTGATATCATCGCTGGAAACATTGCAACAGCTGAAGGTGCACGTGCGCTTTATGAAGCGGGTGCTGATGTTGTTAAGGTTGGTATCGGTCCTGGTTCGATTTGTACAACACGCGTTGTTGCAGGTGTTGGTGTTCCACAGATTACAGCTATCTATGAGTGTGCGACAGAAGCGCGTAAGCATGGTAAAACGATTATTGCAGATGGAGGCATCAAGTTCTCTGGAGATATCGTCAAAGCTCTTGCTGCGGGTGGACATGTTGTTATGCTAGGAAGCCTTCTTGCGGGTACGACGGAAAGTCCCGGGGAAACAGAAATCTTCCAAGGACGTCGTTTCAAAGTATACCGTGGTATGGGGTCAGTTGCTGCAATGGAACGCGGATCGAAAGACCGTTATTTCCAAGACGATGCGAAGAAACTCGTACCTGAGGGTATTGAAGGTCGTATGCCATACAAAGGTCCACTTGCGGATACAATCCATCAGTTAATCGGTGGTGTTCGTGCAGGTATGGGCTACTGTGGAACGAAGGATTTACATGACCTACGTGAAAAGGCACAGTTTGTACGTATGACAGGTGCAGGGCTTCGTGAAAGTCACCCACACCAAGTACAGATTACAAAAGAAGCACCAAACTATACACTTTCATAA
- a CDS encoding serine hydrolase → MRKWVAMLLMPLLLLTTLGTAPAYADTTLGIHVDGAILIDADSGKILYEENADTPLGIASMTKMMTEYLLFEAIEEGKISWDQQYKVNDYTYAISQDRRLSNVPLRRDGTYTIRELYEALAIYSANAATIAIAETIAGTETEFLKLMDAKAKELGLEDYKFVNSTGLNNSDLQGMHAQGTGVDDENVMPAKSVAKLAYHLLNDYPEVLETTKINSKTFREGTPDAIKMDNWNFMLPGFVYEYTGVDGLKTGTTNFAGHCFTGTATRDGKRLISVVMKAVDAKGEGSYKARFDATRALFDYGFSQFSEVEFVPAGYQFAKQKELDVVKGKEKAVAIEVKEPIRMMVKTSEKDLYVPELVIDESKLKDGALLAPFKKETVVGHVNLVKTEGTDYGFIDSDNLGAEVVTKVAVEKAGWFSLTMSAIGSFFANVWNGATSFVKGLFN, encoded by the coding sequence ATGAGAAAATGGGTGGCCATGTTGCTGATGCCACTACTGTTGTTGACGACACTTGGCACAGCACCTGCATATGCGGACACAACACTTGGTATTCATGTCGATGGTGCGATTTTAATTGATGCAGATAGTGGAAAGATTTTGTATGAAGAAAATGCAGATACGCCATTGGGCATTGCGAGTATGACAAAGATGATGACTGAGTATCTTCTTTTCGAAGCGATTGAGGAAGGGAAGATTAGCTGGGATCAACAATATAAAGTGAATGACTATACATATGCGATTTCACAAGATCGACGTTTAAGTAATGTGCCACTACGAAGAGATGGTACGTATACAATTCGTGAACTTTACGAGGCATTGGCTATTTACTCGGCAAATGCAGCGACAATTGCTATTGCTGAGACCATTGCCGGAACTGAGACTGAGTTTTTGAAGCTCATGGATGCGAAAGCCAAAGAGCTGGGCTTGGAAGATTATAAATTCGTCAATTCAACAGGGTTGAACAATAGTGATTTACAGGGGATGCATGCGCAAGGGACAGGCGTTGATGATGAAAACGTCATGCCAGCGAAGTCGGTTGCAAAACTTGCCTATCATTTGCTGAATGATTACCCGGAAGTGTTGGAAACGACAAAGATTAATTCCAAAACCTTCCGTGAAGGCACACCAGATGCAATTAAGATGGATAACTGGAACTTCATGCTTCCAGGATTTGTCTATGAGTATACTGGTGTTGACGGCCTGAAAACAGGTACAACTAATTTTGCAGGGCATTGCTTTACAGGGACGGCGACACGTGATGGTAAACGACTCATTTCGGTAGTCATGAAGGCAGTCGATGCAAAAGGTGAGGGTTCCTATAAAGCGCGATTCGATGCAACGCGTGCTTTGTTCGATTATGGTTTTAGTCAATTCTCAGAAGTGGAATTTGTTCCTGCGGGTTATCAATTTGCAAAGCAAAAAGAACTTGATGTCGTTAAAGGAAAAGAGAAAGCGGTTGCCATCGAAGTGAAAGAACCAATTCGCATGATGGTGAAGACGAGCGAGAAAGATTTGTATGTTCCTGAACTGGTTATTGATGAGTCAAAACTAAAAGATGGTGCGCTGCTCGCACCGTTTAAAAAAGAGACAGTCGTTGGCCATGTCAACCTTGTGAAAACGGAAGGGACGGATTATGGATTTATCGATTCTGACAATCTGGGTGCTGAAGTGGTGACGAAGGTTGCTGTTGAGAAAGCAGGTTGGTTCTCACTGACGATGAGTGCAATCGGTAGTTTCTTTGCAAACGTTTGGAATGGTGCAACAAGCTTTGTTAAAGGTTTGTTTAATTAA
- a CDS encoding PLP-dependent aminotransferase family protein has product MEMLLIQLEKHTETPLYEQIYEQIQRDITSGKLPVGMKLPSKRKLGEFLNVSQTTIELAYAQLTAEGFISSQPRKGYYVQAIEELAYVQPVALTIKPSQWTKTDAAIDFSPGKIDTESFPFTQWRKYAKEVIDESSQNLLLLGHPHGDYELRQEIARYLYHSRGVDCTPEQIIVGSGTEQLMPLVIRILGIEATYAIEDPGYPLTHHVFFHNDRKAIPIAVDEEGMDVHALHRAGATVAYVTPSHQFPTGTVLSAARRTALLNWASAQDNHFIIEDDYDSEFRYTGRPIPSLQGMDKGGNVIYLSTFSKSLMPSLRIAYMVLPPVLLDRYEKAFIHYAATVPRLDQHILARFMADGHFSRHLNRMRKIYRRKLQILTEALTAYAPHLSFSGDEAGMHIMITVHTDIPEEVLTEVARTSDIRVYGLNDYRTAPVIGVPSFLLGFGGLATDDIRNAVDSLMHAWSINKSAGV; this is encoded by the coding sequence ATGGAAATGCTGTTGATTCAATTAGAAAAACATACAGAAACACCCTTATACGAACAAATTTATGAACAAATTCAGCGTGATATCACGAGCGGTAAATTACCCGTCGGCATGAAACTACCTTCTAAACGCAAATTAGGCGAATTTCTGAATGTAAGTCAAACAACGATTGAGCTTGCTTATGCGCAGCTCACAGCAGAAGGATTCATTTCATCCCAACCACGAAAAGGCTATTATGTGCAGGCGATTGAAGAGCTTGCCTATGTACAACCCGTGGCACTCACAATCAAACCTAGCCAGTGGACAAAAACGGATGCTGCCATCGATTTTTCACCAGGTAAAATCGACACAGAATCCTTTCCATTTACTCAATGGCGCAAGTACGCCAAGGAGGTCATAGACGAGTCATCCCAAAACCTACTGCTCCTTGGTCATCCTCATGGTGATTATGAGCTACGCCAAGAAATTGCACGCTATTTGTATCATTCACGTGGGGTCGACTGTACACCCGAGCAAATTATCGTCGGATCAGGGACAGAACAGCTGATGCCGCTCGTCATTCGAATTTTAGGCATAGAAGCAACGTACGCCATCGAAGATCCCGGCTATCCACTTACGCATCATGTTTTCTTTCATAATGATCGAAAAGCAATCCCCATCGCAGTTGATGAAGAAGGGATGGATGTACACGCCCTACATCGCGCAGGTGCGACGGTAGCCTACGTAACACCCTCTCATCAGTTCCCAACCGGTACAGTACTATCTGCGGCACGCAGGACTGCTTTATTGAACTGGGCTTCGGCACAAGACAATCATTTTATCATCGAAGACGATTACGATAGTGAGTTTCGCTATACGGGGCGTCCCATTCCCTCCTTACAAGGGATGGATAAAGGTGGAAATGTTATCTACCTAAGTACATTTTCCAAGTCGCTAATGCCTTCGCTGCGCATTGCTTATATGGTGCTGCCCCCCGTATTGCTCGACAGATATGAAAAAGCGTTCATCCACTATGCTGCGACGGTGCCGAGGCTCGATCAACATATTCTGGCCCGCTTCATGGCAGATGGTCATTTTTCACGCCACCTCAATCGCATGCGGAAAATTTATCGTCGCAAATTACAAATACTCACCGAGGCACTTACTGCTTACGCACCACATCTATCATTTTCTGGCGACGAGGCGGGGATGCATATTATGATTACCGTTCACACCGACATTCCAGAAGAAGTGCTAACCGAAGTTGCAAGGACTTCAGATATCCGTGTCTATGGCTTAAACGACTATCGGACAGCCCCTGTAATCGGTGTCCCCTCATTTCTCCTTGGCTTTGGTGGACTAGCTACAGATGACATCAGAAATGCTGTTGACAGTCTTATGCATGCTTGGTCTATCAACAAAAGTGCTGGAGTCTAG
- the pdxS gene encoding pyridoxal 5'-phosphate synthase lyase subunit PdxS has product MNFQYGGVIMDVINAEQAKIAEAAGAIAVMALERVPSDIRAAGGVARMADPRIIEEVQGAVSIPVMAKARIGHISEARVLEALGVDYIDESEVLTPADEEYHLLKSEYNVPFVCGARDLGEAARRLGEGAKMLRTKGEPGTGNIVEAVRHLRKVNAQVNRIVHMNEDEIMTEARDLGAPYEILLAIKKHGRLPVTNYAAGGVATPADAALMMELGADGVFVGSGIFKSENPEQFARAIVLATQNFKDYKLIGALSKDLGAPMKGLEIAGLAAGERMQERGW; this is encoded by the coding sequence ATGAACTTTCAATATGGCGGCGTAATTATGGATGTTATTAATGCAGAGCAGGCGAAAATAGCGGAGGCGGCAGGCGCGATTGCAGTTATGGCACTTGAGCGTGTACCTTCAGATATTCGAGCGGCAGGCGGTGTTGCGCGCATGGCTGACCCACGTATTATCGAGGAAGTACAGGGAGCCGTATCGATTCCGGTGATGGCGAAGGCGCGGATTGGTCATATTTCTGAAGCGCGAGTGTTGGAAGCTTTGGGTGTTGATTATATTGATGAAAGTGAAGTACTGACACCAGCGGATGAGGAATACCACTTGCTGAAGAGTGAATACAATGTGCCATTTGTATGTGGAGCACGTGATCTTGGGGAAGCCGCACGTCGCCTTGGGGAAGGGGCAAAAATGCTGCGTACGAAAGGCGAACCGGGGACAGGCAATATCGTTGAGGCGGTACGCCACCTGCGCAAAGTAAATGCACAGGTCAACAGAATTGTTCATATGAATGAAGATGAAATTATGACGGAAGCACGTGACCTTGGTGCGCCGTATGAGATTTTGTTAGCGATTAAGAAGCATGGTCGTCTACCTGTAACGAATTACGCAGCGGGCGGCGTCGCAACACCAGCAGATGCTGCATTGATGATGGAACTTGGTGCGGATGGTGTGTTCGTCGGATCAGGCATCTTCAAATCAGAAAACCCTGAGCAGTTTGCACGTGCGATTGTGCTCGCAACACAAAACTTCAAAGATTATAAACTCATTGGTGCATTGTCTAAAGATCTAGGTGCACCGATGAAAGGGTTGGAAATTGCGGGCTTAGCGGCGGGCGAGCGTATGCAGGAACGTGGTTGGTAA
- a CDS encoding NUDIX domain-containing protein: MERLKVFDDSYTYLKDESRAIVHREGLWHETFHCWLVDEQFVYIQKRSTTKKDFPNLFDITAAGHILATETVADGIREIEEELGLAVALSQLSSKGVVQDTIELPGFLDREFANVFLYESSFAPSAFSLQQEEVASIHIVERQALAALFLREITAVPCANIADRTATVITLADFVPHERAYFEQVAGMLGY; this comes from the coding sequence ATGGAACGATTAAAAGTCTTTGATGACAGTTATACATATTTGAAAGATGAAAGCCGGGCTATAGTTCATCGAGAGGGTCTATGGCATGAAACCTTCCATTGTTGGTTAGTAGATGAGCAATTTGTCTATATTCAAAAAAGAAGTACCACGAAGAAAGATTTCCCGAATTTATTTGACATTACGGCTGCGGGGCATATTCTTGCGACGGAAACAGTTGCCGATGGTATTCGGGAAATAGAGGAGGAGCTTGGTTTAGCGGTGGCGTTGTCACAGTTATCCTCGAAGGGTGTTGTGCAAGATACGATTGAATTACCGGGTTTCCTTGATCGGGAATTTGCGAACGTCTTTTTATACGAATCATCTTTTGCACCGAGTGCATTTTCACTGCAACAAGAGGAAGTGGCAAGTATTCATATTGTAGAACGTCAAGCATTGGCGGCACTTTTTTTGCGGGAAATTACGGCTGTACCGTGTGCGAATATTGCCGATAGAACGGCTACGGTCATTACGTTGGCTGATTTTGTCCCGCATGAACGTGCGTATTTTGAACAGGTTGCAGGAATGCTTGGATATTGA
- the serS gene encoding serine--tRNA ligase: MLDIKKVRANFDEVKEKLAKRGEDISELDKFGDLDEKRRELIAKVEMLKAERNEVSQKVAEMKRNKENADEVIARMRTVGEDIKKIDEELNQVEEQLQYIMMRIPNIPHDSVPVGDSEDDNVEVGTWGEIPTFDFEPKPHWELGTDLNLLDFERAAKVTGSRFVFYRGLGARLERALINFMMDLHQDEHGYEEMLPPYMVNRASLTGTGQLPKFEEDAFLLEKEDYFMIPTSEVPVTNFYRDEILDATQLPAAFAAYSTNFRSEAGSAGRDTRGLIRQHQFNKVELVRFVKPEDSYDELEKLTGHAEKVLQLLNLPYRKLKMCTADLGFTAAKKYDLEVWIPTQEVYREISSCSNFEDFQARRAHIRFRREAGAKPEYVHTLNGSGLAVGRTVAAILENYQQEDGSVVVPEVLRPYMGGKEVITK; this comes from the coding sequence ATGTTAGATATTAAAAAAGTTCGTGCCAATTTTGATGAAGTAAAAGAAAAACTTGCGAAACGCGGGGAAGACATTTCAGAGTTAGATAAATTCGGTGATCTCGATGAGAAACGCAGAGAATTGATTGCGAAAGTAGAAATGTTGAAAGCGGAACGTAACGAAGTGTCTCAAAAAGTTGCGGAAATGAAGCGCAATAAAGAGAATGCTGATGAAGTCATTGCACGTATGCGTACAGTTGGAGAAGACATCAAAAAAATTGATGAAGAGCTTAACCAAGTGGAAGAACAGCTTCAGTACATTATGATGCGTATTCCGAATATCCCGCACGACAGTGTTCCTGTTGGCGATAGCGAGGACGACAACGTGGAAGTCGGTACTTGGGGAGAGATTCCTACATTTGACTTTGAACCGAAGCCTCATTGGGAACTTGGGACAGATTTAAACTTGCTTGATTTTGAGCGTGCTGCGAAAGTAACGGGAAGCCGTTTTGTGTTTTACCGTGGACTAGGTGCTCGTTTGGAGCGTGCATTGATTAACTTTATGATGGATTTGCATCAGGATGAGCATGGCTACGAAGAAATGTTGCCTCCGTATATGGTAAACCGTGCGAGCTTGACGGGTACAGGTCAGCTTCCGAAATTTGAGGAAGATGCATTTTTGCTTGAGAAAGAAGATTATTTCATGATCCCAACATCTGAAGTTCCGGTGACAAACTTCTACCGTGATGAAATCTTAGATGCTACGCAACTTCCAGCTGCATTTGCTGCGTACAGCACGAACTTCCGTTCAGAGGCAGGATCTGCGGGGCGTGATACACGTGGGTTGATCCGTCAGCATCAGTTTAACAAAGTAGAGCTTGTTCGATTTGTTAAACCAGAAGATTCTTATGACGAGTTAGAGAAATTGACAGGGCATGCGGAGAAAGTATTGCAATTACTGAACCTTCCATACCGTAAGTTGAAAATGTGTACGGCAGATCTTGGCTTTACGGCTGCTAAAAAGTATGACCTTGAAGTGTGGATTCCAACGCAGGAAGTTTACCGTGAAATTTCATCTTGTTCAAACTTTGAGGACTTTCAAGCGCGTCGTGCGCATATCCGTTTCCGTCGTGAAGCGGGCGCGAAGCCTGAGTATGTGCATACATTGAATGGTAGTGGTCTTGCGGTTGGTCGTACAGTGGCGGCAATCCTTGAAAATTACCAGCAGGAAGACGGCTCAGTTGTTGTTCCAGAAGTGTTGCGTCCATATATGGGTGGAAAAGAAGTTATTACGAAGTAA
- the tadA gene encoding tRNA adenosine(34) deaminase TadA, protein MDLFEKDQYYMRLAIDEAMKAQTLGEVPIGAIIVRNDQVIARAHNLRETTQNAVTHAELSAIQDACQEIGSWRLEDTTLYVTLEPCPMCAGAILQSRIPRVIYAARDPKGGCVDTLYRLLNDPRFNHECDVVEGVLADECGEMLTAFFRAIRERKKQAKKEAAQQVE, encoded by the coding sequence ATGGATCTATTTGAAAAAGACCAATACTATATGCGGTTAGCAATAGATGAAGCGATGAAGGCGCAAACGCTTGGCGAGGTACCGATTGGTGCAATTATTGTCCGTAACGACCAAGTCATTGCACGTGCGCATAATTTACGTGAAACAACACAAAATGCCGTCACACACGCGGAGCTATCTGCGATTCAAGATGCTTGCCAGGAAATCGGTAGCTGGCGGCTCGAAGATACAACTTTATACGTCACACTTGAACCATGCCCGATGTGTGCAGGTGCCATTTTACAATCTAGAATTCCACGCGTCATCTACGCCGCCCGCGATCCAAAAGGCGGTTGTGTCGACACATTGTATCGTCTATTGAATGATCCGCGCTTCAATCATGAATGCGATGTTGTGGAAGGCGTATTAGCCGATGAATGTGGAGAGATGCTGACAGCATTTTTTAGAGCGATTCGTGAACGCAAAAAACAAGCAAAAAAAGAGGCTGCGCAACAAGTCGAATGA
- a CDS encoding deoxynucleoside kinase, with amino-acid sequence MSIPFIAVEGPIGVGKTSLSNVIADKLQFHQLKEIVDENPFLNKFYDNIEEWSFQTEMFFLCNRYKQLSDIQAIVAQKSVVADYHIFKNLIFAKRTLSSIEYAKYEAIYQILTKDMPVPNVIVYLHASLDTLMKRIAVRGRTFEKNMDPAYLQQLADDYDTFIAYFETAHPEITVLRFNGDELDFVNNADDMKFIIDTIDATLRKGAL; translated from the coding sequence ATGTCTATTCCATTTATTGCAGTTGAAGGTCCGATTGGCGTTGGAAAAACATCACTATCCAATGTCATCGCAGACAAGCTGCAATTTCATCAGCTAAAAGAAATTGTGGATGAAAATCCATTTTTAAATAAATTTTACGATAACATCGAGGAATGGAGCTTCCAGACCGAAATGTTTTTTCTCTGTAATCGGTATAAGCAACTGAGTGATATACAAGCAATCGTTGCGCAAAAATCAGTTGTTGCAGACTATCATATTTTTAAGAACCTAATTTTTGCAAAACGGACATTGAGTTCGATTGAGTATGCAAAATACGAAGCGATTTATCAGATTTTAACGAAGGATATGCCTGTACCGAATGTCATCGTGTATTTGCATGCGAGCCTCGATACGCTTATGAAGCGCATTGCTGTACGTGGGCGCACATTTGAAAAAAACATGGACCCCGCTTATTTGCAGCAGCTTGCGGATGACTACGATACTTTCATCGCATATTTTGAGACGGCACATCCCGAGATTACCGTGCTGCGGTTTAATGGGGATGAGCTGGACTTTGTGAACAATGCCGATGACATGAAATTTATAATAGATACAATCGATGCGACGTTGCGAAAAGGGGCACTTTGA
- a CDS encoding deoxynucleoside kinase, giving the protein MNLREKYGIPANAVITIAGTVGVGKSTMTQALADALDFRTSFENVDQNPYLDRFYDDFKKWSFHLQIYFLAERFKEQKRIFENGGGFIQDRSIYEDTGIFAKMHQEKGTMDPVDYETYTNLFEAMVMTPYFPHPHLLIYLDGSLDDIVARIQERGRQMEQQTPISYWEETHERYEKWIQSFDACPVLRLNINEYDLLKNPQEIETIVERVGCIIQ; this is encoded by the coding sequence ATGAATTTACGTGAGAAATATGGCATTCCGGCTAATGCGGTCATTACAATTGCAGGGACAGTCGGTGTTGGAAAGTCAACGATGACACAGGCGCTTGCAGATGCATTAGATTTTCGGACATCCTTTGAAAATGTGGATCAGAATCCGTACCTGGATCGTTTTTACGATGACTTTAAAAAGTGGAGTTTCCATTTACAAATTTATTTTTTAGCCGAACGTTTTAAGGAGCAGAAGCGCATCTTTGAAAATGGTGGCGGGTTTATCCAAGACCGTTCGATTTATGAGGATACGGGGATTTTTGCGAAGATGCATCAGGAAAAAGGAACGATGGATCCAGTCGATTATGAGACGTATACAAATTTGTTTGAAGCGATGGTCATGACGCCATACTTTCCACATCCACATTTACTGATTTACTTGGATGGTTCGCTGGATGATATCGTTGCGCGTATTCAAGAACGTGGTCGCCAAATGGAACAGCAGACGCCCATTTCATATTGGGAAGAGACGCATGAACGCTATGAGAAGTGGATTCAGTCGTTCGATGCTTGTCCTGTGCTTCGACTGAATATTAACGAGTATGACTTGTTGAAAAATCCGCAAGAAATTGAAACGATTGTGGAACGGGTTGGATGTATAATCCAGTAA